The genomic stretch tttttctttttattggagGAACCTCAGGACACCAGCATATTCTAATGCTGTAGTTTAGGAGCTGGTCCCTCTCCTCGCAAAGTTTCAAATCATGTGGCTGGATGAATTTTGAAAAGTTTGGTATTTGTTAAAGAAGCCAGataacagtctagaacagtttcatgaatattaaactgcattttaatcatCAGAATAAATTAAACCTGGTAGTAGactcatacagtacatacatttacACTTTCGCCCTCCTCCTCCTGCCATGTGAcaattcacacacacagtacccATTGTTATTACAGCTAACAACACATCGCCCGCTTTCACAGCAGTTCCGTTTGCAAGACCAGGCTTTCGATTGTTTTTCTAAAACCACTAGACAGAGATTCATACAGCATAAGGAAGACTTCAAATAGTGAGGAACGTCCTCTTTTAATTGGTTCCCATTTACTGCCACGAGAACAAAGGAGGGTTGTCTTgaaaagaaatcaataaaaactcAATAGCTGAAACACATAGTTCTCCCAGTCCCCCAGTGCTAACCTCTAGACCACATtacctgcctccctcccagtcccctcaACTCTAACCAATACCCACAATAGTAAAACTAAGGCCATGCAGTTCAGCtgcatattaaaatgaacaaGGCTTGGGAGTAGCCCATGAATGTTACTCGACTACAGTATTGCACACTTCTTTTCTCTAACTTTAATCTTGCACACTCTAGGACCCAGTTTCAAACCGTTAGCTGACAGTCAGTCCAGGCTGAACTGGTTATTCTTTACAACACTTCAGAGATTTGATGCTAATCAGGCTTATGCTAATCTACACATATCCAAATATATTGACGAGTAGCTTGCATTGCCATGCAGGTTAGGAGTGAATACTGAACTGATAAGGGCTGCTGTTTAATGTCACTCATACACTTGTAATCTGATTAAAACCACACACACCTGTCCTTCGTATTCAACACCAAGCTCTGAGCTCTGGACTGGGCTGTTAAACCCAGTGGGCAAGGAGACCAGACTGGAGAATTTTCCTTTATAATCCTTTGCAGAGCAGAAACAGCTACCAGGGAGAACTGCAATTACAACGTGCAGCCATGGGGAGTCGCTGTGCACAAAGTAAAACTCCCAAGCCAAAGCAAAAACAGATTCTGGGATGGAACTAATGCCTTGTTTCCTCCGTGCCTGGACAAAAGCGTGGTTCAGGGTTTAAAACAAACTGGATCCAAGCTGCACAGGGTAAGGGTCTGGAACCAAACGCTGTTGATTTTGTCTGTGGAATCAAGGCATAGCGGTCTGCATATTTCCTATTACCTATGAGCTTAGTTAGACCCACCAGAGACTGGCGCATCAGTCCCAGCTCGGGTTTGTGTAATGACGCTCACAGAAGAACCAAGGGTGGTGCTGTTTGCTGTGCAATGGAACCCCTACTGCAGTCTCTGTAATAAAGCGAGGCTCAAGCTTTACCGTTGTGTGCGTCGCTCTCCATCTGTGTGTCTGTACTGAAATGCTCAATCTTACATAAGGATCAGAaagattatttataaaaaaacaaatcataaactACTATATATTAGTGCCAGTTACATAAACCCCCTCTCTCGCTCGCAGTCTTCTGATTCTTAACACTCACTATTTCACCAAGTCTTTCTTTTGGGTTCAAATGAAACTGGAAAGAGAAGGCAGGCTTGTGACTGGGGTCTCCCACGATGACATTGTTTAATTGCCACAGCACCCCCTTCTGGACTGTGCCTCTGTGTCTTGCAGGTTAACCCCTCGATGTCTGGCAGCGTGTGTCGGATTCTGAGTGTCCGTCTTTGGCATCTTCTTTGCTGTAAATAAAGGAATATTTTATttgcgtgtatctgtgcgtgtgcgtgtgtatctGTGTGCGTGCGTATCTGTGCGTGTATATGTGCaagtctctgtgtgtgcgtgtatctctgcatgtgtgtatatatgtgtgtgtgtgtgtgtgtgtgtgtgtgtgtgtgtgtgtgtgtgtgtgtgtgtgtgtgtgcacgcgcgTATCTCtgcgtgtgtgtatctgtgtacaGACTCACCGATGGCCAGGAACAGCTCATTGACGTTCATGGCAGTCTTGGCTGAAGTCTCCATGAAGAGCAGCCCTGTGTCCTCGGCGTACGTCTGAGCCTCCTGGGAACAGGAGGGAGAGACACAGTGTGAGGAGCAGGGACTGCTGGTACAGGCCACCTGCAAACTAGCCTACCACACTTCAGAGGAATGGCATTAGCAACAGAGCCAGAAACATGCTATGTACTGTCCTGTGCATCTCCCTGCCAAGTCATATGCTAGCAGATATAATACTGAGTTACTCTAATATTGTGCACTGTAGTGCTCCTATCCCGCTGTATCTCACACCTCATACTCCACCATGCGCCTCTCTGCCAGGTCAGACTTGTTCCCAGCCAGTGCGATGACGATGTTGGGGCTGGCCTGTCTCTGCAGCTCCTTCACCCAGGCCTTTGCACGCTCAAACGTCTCCTACGGGGGTCAGCAAAGGACCAGCATCATAAACTGTGAGGGACTAGAGGCAATAATCTCTAGGTTGTGTACAGTAGTATCTGTAGTGAGTGTTCATGTGTTCTGACAGTAGAGCTACAGGTGGCAgtagtgagtgtttgtgtgttgtgacagtacagagctgcaggtggcagtggtgagtgtttgtgtgttgtgacagTACAAAGCTGCAGGTGGCAgtagtgagtgtttgtgtgttctgacagtacagagctgcag from Polyodon spathula isolate WHYD16114869_AA chromosome 11, ASM1765450v1, whole genome shotgun sequence encodes the following:
- the LOC121322768 gene encoding ras-related protein Rab-5B-like → MASRGSARPNGLGQTKICQFKLVLLGDMAVGKSSLVLRFVKGQFDEFQETTIGAAFLAQSVCLDDTTVKFEIWDTAGQERYHSLAPMYYRGAQAAIVVFDITKPETFERAKAWVKELQRQASPNIVIALAGNKSDLAERRMVEYEEAQTYAEDTGLLFMETSAKTAMNVNELFLAIAKKMPKTDTQNPTHAARHRGVNLQDTEAQSRRGCCGN